The following coding sequences are from one Hymenobacter sp. DG25A window:
- a CDS encoding tetratricopeptide repeat protein, which yields MLPIALLRCAGIGVRCLLAAVVLLSTRPGMAAQKAALQEDRLPSLSSGALASSNPDASLRVAQQQLKTLTTQPARTRAHVRMAAALLELRRYNEALFHARVAVQQFRTNADSQGVAHTYHLLGSVNEALGDSGQAHHRYQQALEGFTRLNDLRSQAAVNEHLGDLYASQHRWERALVSYQNALKIWHKLREPARISVAMHAIGRMYLVQQQYSRALFYLRQSVQRSQELHDSIAVGYVLQSMGGVYASFGSYGLARGIYTQALNKLPRHHAPPVLQASLYENIAAMYDSTGNLPAAEYNLQQALALEWRAGSKSRLSDLYYSLSMIYRKQGQTGAALEALTRHVELEDSVAAETRAIQIAELRTRYETKKKEQEIELLQKERLLQEANLRRQTGWRNVLGVGALLLLLLVGGLYRARQRQASINRLLTRKNQAIHRQKEELDRLNRTKDTLFSVISHDLRSPLSSLYSLLTLLNLGSSSPQRLAEHSVRVSRALDATLHLLDNLLNWSMAQLRNEGMKPKVFALDELVEECLTLLLNDAERKDLLFQNHLSTRCFVRADVDMTRLILRNLIGNAIKFTPAGGSISIANLRAGAFWEIAVTDTGVGIPKADWDKVLGIGVRSTLGTDRERGTGLGLRLCKDFVEMNGGKLSFTSELNSGSVFRFTLPAVAKEAHLPIVSVQDEAEDASVAAG from the coding sequence ATGCTCCCTATTGCCCTGTTGCGTTGTGCTGGTATTGGAGTGCGCTGCCTGCTGGCCGCGGTGGTGCTGTTGAGCACCCGGCCGGGTATGGCCGCCCAAAAAGCAGCTTTGCAGGAAGACCGACTGCCCAGCCTGAGTTCGGGGGCACTTGCTTCGTCAAACCCAGATGCATCATTGCGGGTCGCGCAGCAGCAATTGAAGACTCTGACCACGCAGCCTGCCCGCACCCGGGCGCACGTTCGCATGGCTGCGGCCTTATTGGAGCTGCGCCGGTATAATGAAGCCCTTTTTCACGCGCGGGTGGCCGTGCAGCAGTTTCGGACAAATGCTGATAGCCAGGGCGTAGCACATACGTATCATCTGCTGGGGAGCGTAAACGAAGCCCTCGGCGACAGTGGGCAGGCGCACCACCGTTACCAGCAGGCCCTGGAAGGTTTTACCCGCCTGAACGATTTGCGCAGCCAGGCGGCGGTGAATGAGCACCTGGGTGATTTATATGCCAGCCAGCACAGATGGGAGCGGGCGCTGGTGAGTTATCAAAATGCCCTCAAAATCTGGCATAAGCTGCGGGAGCCCGCCCGGATATCCGTGGCAATGCATGCCATTGGGCGCATGTACCTGGTCCAGCAGCAGTATAGCCGGGCCTTGTTTTATTTGCGCCAGAGCGTGCAACGCTCACAGGAATTGCATGATAGTATAGCCGTGGGATACGTGCTGCAAAGTATGGGCGGTGTATACGCAAGCTTTGGCAGCTACGGGCTGGCCCGGGGCATCTATACCCAGGCCCTGAATAAGCTGCCCCGCCACCATGCCCCGCCGGTATTGCAGGCCTCTCTTTATGAGAACATTGCTGCCATGTACGATTCTACCGGTAATCTGCCCGCGGCTGAGTATAATCTGCAGCAGGCCTTGGCCCTAGAGTGGCGGGCAGGCAGCAAAAGCCGCCTGAGCGACTTATACTATTCCCTGTCGATGATTTACCGGAAGCAGGGGCAGACGGGCGCTGCGTTAGAGGCCCTTACCCGCCACGTAGAGCTGGAAGACAGTGTAGCGGCTGAAACGCGCGCCATCCAGATAGCCGAGTTGCGCACCCGATACGAAACCAAGAAAAAGGAGCAGGAAATTGAGCTGCTGCAGAAGGAGCGGCTGCTGCAGGAAGCTAACCTGCGCCGCCAAACGGGCTGGCGCAATGTGCTGGGCGTAGGCGCGTTGCTCTTGCTGCTTCTGGTTGGTGGGCTGTACCGGGCCCGGCAGCGGCAGGCCAGCATCAACCGCCTGCTCACGCGGAAAAATCAGGCCATTCATCGGCAGAAGGAAGAGTTAGACCGCCTCAACCGCACTAAAGACACGCTGTTTTCCGTCATCTCCCACGACCTCCGCTCCCCGCTTAGCTCGCTGTATTCCCTGCTCACGCTGTTAAATCTGGGAAGCTCCTCGCCGCAACGGCTGGCCGAGCACTCCGTGCGGGTGTCGCGGGCCTTGGATGCCACTTTGCACCTGCTGGATAATCTGCTGAACTGGTCCATGGCTCAGCTTCGCAACGAGGGAATGAAGCCAAAGGTGTTTGCCTTGGATGAGCTGGTAGAAGAGTGCCTGACGCTGCTTCTGAACGATGCGGAGCGCAAAGACCTCCTGTTTCAGAACCACTTATCCACGCGCTGCTTTGTGCGGGCCGATGTAGACATGACCCGGCTGATTCTGCGCAACCTGATTGGCAATGCCATCAAGTTTACGCCGGCCGGCGGCTCCATCTCAATTGCTAATCTGCGGGCAGGAGCCTTCTGGGAAATAGCCGTAACCGATACGGGCGTGGGCATTCCCAAAGCCGACTGGGATAAGGTCCTCGGTATTGGGGTGCGCTCTACCCTGGGCACCGACCGGGAGCGGGGCACGGGGCTGGGCCTGCGCCTCTGCAAGGATTTTGTGGAAATGAACGGAGGGAAACTCTCCTTTACCAGTGAGCTGAACAGCGGCTCAGTCTTTCGGTTTACCCTGCCTGCGGTGGCCAAAGAAGCCCACCTGCCCATAGTTTCGGTGCAGGATGAGGCCGAGGATGCTAGTGTTGCCGCCGGATAA
- a CDS encoding TonB-dependent receptor domain-containing protein: MNFYYVPRLLLVGALSLGAVASQAQSAAIAPVRGQVTDAATTSAVPGAVVRWLGTTDATTTDEKGAFSLVRPARAEASQLIISFLGYKADTVAVPASGSPYLRVALRRNAELQEVRVEAQALSYSSLTPTNTQVITSRDLTKSACCNLAESFETNAAVEVSTTDAVSGAKQIQLLGLDGAYSLLTVDNQPALRGLSTPYRLSYLSGTWIESIDIIKGMGSVVNGYEGISGQVNVRLKEPDKTDRLSFNAYGNDLGKFDLNLNASSRLTNKLSTVLLLHSDHLGRRVDRNKDGFMDLPLSTQYNAFNKWKYNTGKGVVTELGLGALRETREGGQLQFRKEAADTTYYGTTLTTDRYTGYAKTSYTWAGRPYQSLGLLLSGTSHDFDSQYGRTVYDGTQRTGQATLLFQSVLGTTAHTYRTGLSYLYDDYREVFQQQNSGPTEYRNRLERVPGAFAEYTYQNAKNLTLVTGLRLDHHNLYGWFLTPRLNVKFDATKSTVLRLAAGRGFRTANPLAENSGMLVSSRRFVIDNNLQPERAWNVGGSFTQYFTVAGRAATFITDYYHTEFQNQVVADMYLNPDYLRLGNLNGRSFSRSLQTEVQIEPLKGLQAKAAYKYLNVRTTYAGELLPKVLTPKNRLFLNLSYATAFDKWRADLTMQGYGRRPLAGAPGNAFHQHGFNADALEYAPRFALFNTQLTRAFKRWEVYAGVENLLDYRQKDPIMGASDPFGPAFDAAMVWGPTYGHLTYMGLRFRLE; the protein is encoded by the coding sequence ATGAATTTCTATTATGTGCCCCGCTTGCTGCTGGTGGGTGCTCTTTCCCTGGGCGCGGTGGCTAGCCAGGCGCAGTCGGCGGCTATAGCACCCGTGCGGGGTCAGGTAACCGATGCCGCTACTACCTCAGCCGTGCCCGGCGCCGTAGTGCGCTGGCTGGGTACTACCGATGCCACCACCACCGACGAGAAAGGAGCCTTTTCCCTGGTGCGGCCGGCACGGGCTGAGGCCAGCCAACTGATTATCAGTTTTCTGGGCTATAAAGCCGATACTGTAGCCGTACCGGCTTCCGGCAGCCCCTACCTGCGCGTGGCCCTGCGCCGCAACGCCGAGCTGCAGGAAGTACGCGTGGAAGCACAGGCCCTCTCCTACTCCTCCCTCACGCCCACCAATACCCAGGTTATTACCAGCCGGGACCTGACTAAATCAGCCTGCTGCAACCTAGCCGAAAGCTTTGAAACGAATGCCGCGGTGGAGGTTTCTACCACCGATGCCGTTTCCGGGGCCAAGCAGATTCAGCTGCTGGGGCTGGATGGCGCCTATTCCCTGCTCACAGTGGACAACCAGCCCGCCCTGCGCGGCCTCTCTACTCCCTACCGCCTGAGCTATTTGTCCGGAACCTGGATTGAGAGCATCGATATCATCAAGGGCATGGGTTCGGTAGTGAATGGCTACGAAGGCATCTCGGGCCAGGTGAATGTGCGCCTGAAGGAGCCCGACAAAACCGACCGGCTTTCCTTTAATGCGTACGGCAACGACCTGGGCAAATTCGACCTGAACCTGAACGCCTCTTCCCGCCTGACCAATAAGCTGAGTACGGTGCTGCTGCTGCACTCCGACCACCTAGGCCGCCGCGTAGACCGCAACAAGGACGGGTTTATGGACTTGCCCCTGTCTACGCAGTACAATGCGTTTAATAAGTGGAAGTACAACACCGGCAAAGGCGTGGTAACCGAGCTGGGCCTGGGTGCCCTGCGCGAAACCCGGGAAGGCGGCCAGCTGCAGTTCCGCAAAGAAGCTGCCGATACTACCTACTACGGCACCACCCTCACCACCGACCGTTACACCGGCTACGCCAAAACCTCCTACACTTGGGCCGGCCGCCCCTACCAGAGCCTGGGCCTGCTGCTATCCGGCACCAGTCACGATTTCGACTCCCAATACGGGCGTACCGTCTATGATGGCACCCAGCGCACCGGCCAGGCCACGCTGCTGTTTCAGAGCGTGCTGGGCACCACGGCCCATACCTACCGCACGGGCCTTAGCTATTTGTACGATGATTACCGGGAGGTATTTCAGCAGCAGAATAGTGGCCCGACTGAATACCGCAACCGCCTGGAGCGGGTGCCCGGCGCATTTGCGGAATACACCTATCAAAATGCCAAAAACCTGACCTTGGTAACCGGGCTGCGGCTGGACCACCACAACCTCTACGGCTGGTTTCTGACGCCCCGCCTGAACGTAAAGTTTGATGCCACCAAGAGCACGGTGCTGCGCCTGGCGGCAGGCCGGGGCTTCCGCACGGCCAACCCCTTAGCCGAAAACAGCGGTATGCTGGTCAGCTCCCGCCGGTTTGTTATTGATAATAACCTGCAGCCCGAGCGGGCCTGGAATGTGGGCGGCAGTTTCACACAGTACTTCACGGTGGCCGGCCGCGCCGCCACGTTCATCACCGACTATTACCACACCGAATTTCAGAATCAGGTGGTGGCCGATATGTACCTGAACCCGGATTACTTGCGGTTGGGCAACCTGAATGGGCGTTCCTTCTCCCGCAGCCTGCAAACAGAAGTTCAGATTGAGCCCCTGAAAGGCCTGCAGGCCAAGGCTGCTTACAAGTACCTGAATGTGCGCACTACCTACGCCGGCGAGTTGCTACCCAAGGTGCTCACGCCCAAAAACCGGCTGTTCCTGAACCTGAGCTACGCTACGGCTTTTGATAAGTGGCGCGCTGACCTGACTATGCAGGGCTATGGCCGGCGCCCGCTGGCGGGGGCACCCGGCAATGCCTTCCATCAACATGGCTTCAATGCCGACGCCTTGGAGTACGCGCCCCGCTTTGCTCTGTTTAACACCCAGCTTACCCGCGCTTTCAAGCGCTGGGAAGTATATGCCGGAGTGGAAAATCTGCTGGATTATCGGCAAAAAGACCCCATTATGGGGGCTTCTGACCCATTTGGCCCCGCATTTGATGCAGCCATGGTCTGGGGGCCTACCTACGGCCACCTGACGTACATGGGCCTACGCTTCCGGCTTGAGTAA
- a CDS encoding phytoene desaturase family protein produces MIKDVIVIGAGFAGLSAATSLAQRGYRVHILEKNEGPGGRARVFRAEGFTFDMGPSWYWMPDVFEQYFARFGKKVSDYYDLRRLDPSYQVIFKGQEAVDIPARMSELRDLFESYEPGSAARLDEFLRQAAYKYEVGISKFVHMPGRSLMEFADPRLLVDAVRLDLLQSMHKHVRKFFKDPRLLELVEFPILFLGATSQNTPALYSLMNYADLALGTWYPMGGMHKIVEGMVQLAREQGVTLEYNAPVQQIVVEKGRATGVQTATGFRAADVIVAGADYHHAEQHLLAPEWRNYDEAYWDKRTMAPSSLLFYLGVNKRLPKLRHHNLFFDEDFSLHAQEIYEEPQWPTKPLFYVSAPSQTDPSVAPEGCENLFLLIPVAPNLADPEETREHYYHLIMDRLERHCGTSIRDAVVYKRSYAHQDFEQDYHSYKGNAYGLANTLRQTAILKPSIKSKKVSNLYFTGQLTVPGPGVPPSLISGQVVAKEVEKENS; encoded by the coding sequence GTGATAAAGGACGTCATTGTAATTGGGGCTGGCTTTGCGGGCCTGTCGGCAGCTACCTCGCTGGCTCAGCGCGGCTACCGCGTGCATATTCTGGAAAAGAACGAGGGGCCGGGTGGGCGGGCGCGGGTATTCCGGGCCGAAGGCTTCACCTTTGATATGGGCCCGAGCTGGTACTGGATGCCGGATGTGTTTGAGCAGTATTTTGCCCGCTTTGGAAAGAAAGTCTCCGATTATTATGACCTGCGCCGACTGGATCCTTCCTACCAGGTAATTTTTAAAGGGCAGGAAGCCGTGGATATTCCGGCCCGGATGAGTGAGCTGCGGGACTTGTTTGAAAGCTACGAGCCCGGCAGCGCCGCCCGCCTGGATGAGTTCCTGCGGCAGGCTGCCTATAAGTATGAGGTGGGCATCAGCAAATTTGTGCATATGCCCGGCCGCTCGCTCATGGAGTTTGCCGACCCGCGCCTGCTGGTAGATGCTGTGCGTCTGGATTTGCTGCAAAGCATGCATAAGCACGTGCGCAAGTTCTTTAAAGACCCGCGCCTGCTGGAGCTGGTGGAATTTCCCATTCTCTTCCTGGGCGCCACCTCCCAGAACACCCCGGCCCTGTACTCGCTGATGAACTACGCCGACCTAGCCTTGGGCACCTGGTACCCCATGGGGGGCATGCACAAAATAGTGGAAGGCATGGTGCAGCTGGCCCGGGAGCAGGGCGTAACCTTAGAGTATAATGCCCCCGTGCAGCAGATAGTGGTGGAAAAGGGCCGCGCCACCGGTGTGCAAACAGCCACCGGCTTCCGCGCCGCCGATGTCATTGTGGCCGGCGCCGACTATCACCACGCCGAGCAGCACCTGCTGGCCCCGGAGTGGCGTAACTACGACGAAGCTTACTGGGACAAGCGCACCATGGCCCCATCCTCGCTGCTGTTTTACCTGGGCGTGAATAAGCGCCTGCCCAAATTGCGCCACCATAATCTGTTCTTCGACGAAGATTTCAGCCTGCACGCCCAGGAAATCTATGAGGAACCCCAATGGCCCACCAAGCCACTGTTCTATGTGTCGGCGCCGTCCCAAACGGACCCTTCTGTGGCCCCTGAAGGCTGCGAGAACCTGTTTTTGCTGATTCCGGTGGCCCCGAACTTAGCTGACCCCGAGGAAACCCGGGAGCACTACTATCACCTGATTATGGATCGGCTGGAGCGCCACTGCGGCACCAGCATTCGGGATGCCGTGGTGTATAAGCGCAGCTACGCCCACCAGGATTTTGAGCAGGACTACCACAGCTACAAAGGCAATGCCTATGGCCTGGCCAATACCCTGCGCCAAACGGCCATTCTCAAGCCCTCCATCAAAAGCAAAAAAGTGAGCAACCTGTATTTTACGGGGCAACTCACGGTGCCGGGCCCTGGCGTGCCGCCCTCGCTCATTTCCGGGCAGGTAGTGGCCAAAGAAGTAGAAAAGGAGAATTCATAA
- a CDS encoding heavy-metal-associated domain-containing protein has product MKSIKALLLTLVVLFSAQLAQAQEKTKVKTKGPATEQLQIKTSAVCDMCKARLEKSLAYEKGVQAAVLDVPSQMLTVTYRPDKTSAEALRTAVQNTGYDADTQTADSRAYERLPDCCKKTNSVH; this is encoded by the coding sequence ATGAAATCTATCAAAGCGCTTCTGCTCACCCTCGTGGTACTGTTTTCTGCCCAGTTGGCGCAGGCGCAGGAAAAAACCAAGGTTAAAACCAAAGGCCCGGCTACTGAGCAGCTCCAGATTAAAACCTCGGCCGTGTGTGATATGTGTAAGGCCCGCCTGGAAAAGTCGCTGGCCTATGAGAAAGGCGTGCAGGCCGCGGTGCTCGACGTTCCTTCGCAAATGCTGACGGTAACCTACCGTCCGGATAAAACCTCGGCCGAAGCCCTGCGCACCGCCGTGCAAAACACCGGCTACGATGCCGATACGCAAACCGCTGACTCCCGCGCCTACGAGCGGCTGCCGGATTGCTGCAAAAAGACCAACAGCGTGCACTAA
- a CDS encoding fatty acid desaturase: MAQSAAAVSTPRLKPTPLGYKGVAVALLILTAWALLLAYLLAFYRPNWQTPAPYLLLLVQTHLYTGLFITAHDAMHGVVSPNKRLNNAIGLLTAGLFAFNWFPGMLPKHHAHHRHVATPDDPDFHDGRHPGFLWWFGRFAWNYVTIGQVLLMAATYNVLKLFFPMANVIVFWMVPAILATVQLFYFGTYLPHRGEHAASNPHKSRSQLRQHLWAFISCYFFGYHYEHHDQPYLPWWRLWQAKEANG; this comes from the coding sequence ATGGCTCAGTCTGCTGCCGCTGTTTCTACTCCTCGCTTAAAGCCCACGCCACTGGGTTATAAAGGGGTAGCCGTGGCTCTACTGATTCTGACGGCCTGGGCGCTACTGCTCGCCTATTTGCTGGCCTTTTACCGGCCTAACTGGCAAACTCCGGCGCCTTACCTGCTTCTTTTAGTACAAACCCACCTCTACACCGGCCTGTTTATTACCGCGCACGATGCCATGCACGGCGTGGTAAGCCCCAATAAGCGCCTGAACAATGCTATTGGCCTGCTCACGGCCGGGCTATTCGCCTTCAACTGGTTTCCCGGCATGCTGCCCAAGCACCATGCCCATCACCGGCACGTGGCCACCCCCGATGACCCCGATTTCCACGACGGACGCCACCCCGGCTTCCTCTGGTGGTTTGGGCGCTTTGCCTGGAACTACGTTACAATAGGGCAGGTATTGCTGATGGCAGCCACCTATAACGTGCTGAAGCTGTTTTTCCCGATGGCTAATGTTATTGTCTTCTGGATGGTGCCCGCCATCCTGGCCACCGTACAGCTGTTTTACTTTGGTACCTATCTGCCGCACCGGGGCGAGCATGCCGCTTCCAACCCGCATAAGTCTCGGAGCCAGCTGCGCCAGCACCTGTGGGCCTTTATAAGTTGCTATTTTTTCGGATACCATTATGAGCACCACGATCAGCCCTATCTGCCGTGGTGGCGTTTATGGCAGGCTAAAGAAGCAAATGGCTGA
- a CDS encoding phytoene/squalene synthase family protein — translation MDHVALFTETSRACSKLITKRYSTSFTLGIRTLDKRFHLPVYSVYGFVRWADEIVDTFHTYDKAALFADFKRQTYEALDLGLSLNPVLHAFQDVVHQYGIDREFIDAFLFSMEMDLDDRNYNQSLYEQYIYGSAEVVGLMCLRIFCEGDTAMFDRLREPARRLGSAFQKINFLRDIRSDYEERGRVYFPGVQFERFTDEVKREIEDDIRADFEAGYAGIVQLPRAARLGVYLAYVYYLKLFHRIRQLPAAGILGQRVRVPDNTKLLLLLGSYFRYRLRAI, via the coding sequence ATGGACCACGTTGCCCTTTTTACTGAAACCAGCCGGGCCTGCAGCAAGCTCATTACCAAGCGCTACAGCACCTCCTTCACGCTGGGTATCCGCACCCTGGACAAACGGTTTCATCTGCCGGTGTACTCCGTGTATGGCTTTGTGCGCTGGGCCGATGAAATCGTCGACACCTTTCATACTTATGATAAGGCGGCGCTGTTCGCGGATTTCAAGCGCCAGACCTACGAAGCGCTGGACCTGGGCCTGAGCCTGAACCCGGTGCTGCACGCCTTTCAGGACGTAGTGCACCAGTATGGTATTGACCGGGAGTTTATCGATGCCTTTCTGTTCAGCATGGAAATGGACCTGGATGACCGCAACTACAACCAGAGCCTGTATGAGCAGTACATCTATGGCTCGGCAGAAGTAGTGGGACTTATGTGTCTGCGAATTTTCTGCGAGGGAGATACGGCCATGTTTGACCGCCTGCGCGAGCCCGCCCGGCGCCTGGGCTCCGCCTTCCAGAAAATCAACTTCCTGCGGGATATCCGCTCCGACTATGAGGAGCGGGGCCGGGTGTACTTCCCGGGCGTGCAGTTTGAGCGATTTACCGACGAAGTGAAGCGCGAAATTGAGGATGACATCCGGGCCGATTTTGAGGCCGGCTACGCGGGCATTGTGCAGCTGCCCCGCGCCGCCCGCCTGGGCGTATACCTGGCGTATGTGTACTATCTGAAGCTTTTTCACCGCATCCGGCAGCTGCCGGCGGCCGGCATTCTGGGCCAGCGGGTGCGGGTTCCCGATAACACAAAGCTCCTTTTGCTGCTGGGTTCGTACTTTCGCTACCGCCTTCGGGCCATTTAG
- a CDS encoding sigma-70 family RNA polymerase sigma factor, translated as MTSLEFTDQVQKISYSLKPVAMNLTRDADDAKDLVQETLLKALLNKDKFKAGTNLKAWLYTIMRNTFINNYNKITKRNSNIDSTDYFQYFNTDENYITHNGATSDFVVTDINEAIAGLSADYRTPFMMYYIGYKYLEIAEKLQIPIGTVKNRIHIARKELKDVLKVYAPGV; from the coding sequence ATGACATCTCTGGAATTTACCGACCAAGTACAAAAGATTTCCTACTCTTTGAAGCCCGTGGCGATGAACCTGACCCGCGACGCTGACGATGCCAAGGATTTGGTACAGGAAACCCTGCTGAAGGCACTGCTGAACAAGGACAAGTTCAAGGCGGGCACCAACCTGAAGGCATGGTTGTACACCATCATGCGCAACACGTTTATCAACAACTACAATAAGATAACGAAGCGCAACAGTAACATTGATAGTACTGACTACTTCCAGTACTTCAATACCGATGAAAACTACATTACCCACAACGGCGCCACCAGCGACTTTGTGGTAACCGACATAAACGAAGCCATTGCCGGCCTTTCAGCCGACTACCGGACGCCGTTTATGATGTACTACATCGGCTATAAATACCTGGAAATAGCTGAGAAACTGCAAATTCCAATCGGGACCGTAAAAAATCGGATTCACATTGCCCGAAAAGAGCTAAAAGACGTATTGAAGGTATACGCCCCCGGCGTGTAG
- a CDS encoding 4-hydroxy-3-methylbut-2-enyl diphosphate reductase, protein MPYHLSVRIDPNSGFCFGVIYAIQMAEDLLEEQGYLYCLGDIVHNDEEVERLKLRGLRIIDYEQLAALRDEAVLIRAHGEPPSTYQMAMENNLTLVDASCPVVLKLQNRIKTSYDRKEPIFIYGKHGHAEVRGLLGQTSGDAVVFENLEELLRHELPANITLYSQTTKSTDSFYRIKNELEQRGYQVNANDTICRQVSNRDKDLRKFAAQFDQIVFVSGTKSSNGKVLYHVCKETNPATHFISNVAELRAEWFEPGQSVGICGATSTPMWLMEQVRDALLAL, encoded by the coding sequence ATGCCCTACCACCTGAGCGTCCGTATTGACCCCAATTCTGGTTTTTGCTTCGGCGTGATCTATGCCATACAGATGGCCGAAGATCTGCTGGAAGAACAGGGCTACCTGTATTGTCTGGGTGACATTGTGCACAACGACGAGGAGGTAGAGCGCCTGAAACTGCGCGGCCTGCGCATTATCGACTATGAGCAGCTGGCTGCTCTGCGCGACGAAGCCGTGCTCATTCGGGCCCACGGCGAGCCGCCCAGTACCTACCAGATGGCCATGGAAAACAACCTCACGCTGGTTGATGCCTCCTGCCCGGTGGTGCTGAAACTGCAGAACCGCATTAAAACCAGCTACGACCGGAAGGAGCCGATTTTCATCTACGGCAAGCACGGCCACGCCGAGGTGCGCGGCCTATTGGGCCAGACGAGCGGCGACGCGGTGGTGTTCGAAAACTTGGAAGAGTTGCTCCGGCATGAACTGCCGGCCAACATCACGCTCTACAGCCAGACCACCAAAAGCACCGATTCCTTCTACCGCATCAAGAACGAGCTGGAGCAGCGCGGCTACCAGGTGAATGCCAACGACACCATTTGCCGCCAGGTAAGCAACCGCGACAAAGACCTGCGTAAGTTTGCGGCCCAGTTTGATCAGATTGTCTTTGTATCGGGCACCAAAAGCTCCAACGGCAAGGTGCTGTATCACGTGTGTAAGGAAACGAATCCGGCCACGCACTTTATTTCGAATGTAGCCGAGTTGCGGGCGGAGTGGTTTGAGCCCGGCCAGTCGGTGGGGATTTGCGGGGCTACCAGCACGCCCATGTGGCTGATGGAGCAAGTGCGCGACGCCCTGTTGGCGCTGTAG
- the mraZ gene encoding division/cell wall cluster transcriptional repressor MraZ: MNLLSGEYECKLDPKGRLVLPAKVKGNLPEASGNQLVLVRGFEPCLVLYPRESWRVIHDKVMALDEFNEEYRQFQRNFFRGMTDVELDNIGRFMLPRTMLRYSGIEKEAIIVGLGNRCEIWEPERYEEYLIKDQQSFSKLAQKFLTTENGPVGPLAA, encoded by the coding sequence ATGAACCTTCTCTCTGGCGAATACGAGTGCAAGCTGGACCCGAAAGGGCGCCTGGTGCTGCCCGCCAAGGTGAAGGGGAACCTGCCGGAAGCCTCCGGCAACCAGCTGGTATTGGTGCGCGGCTTTGAGCCCTGCCTGGTGCTCTACCCGCGGGAGTCATGGCGCGTGATTCACGATAAGGTGATGGCGCTGGACGAGTTCAATGAAGAGTACCGTCAGTTTCAGCGCAACTTTTTCCGGGGCATGACGGATGTGGAGCTGGATAACATTGGCCGCTTCATGCTGCCCCGCACTATGCTGCGCTACTCCGGCATCGAGAAGGAAGCCATTATTGTGGGCCTGGGCAATCGTTGCGAAATCTGGGAGCCGGAGCGCTACGAAGAATACCTCATCAAAGACCAGCAGAGCTTCTCCAAGCTGGCGCAGAAATTCCTGACCACCGAAAACGGCCCCGTCGGCCCCTTGGCCGCATGA
- a CDS encoding LytR/AlgR family response regulator transcription factor, with protein sequence MKISCLLLDDDPLVLDLLQAYVAMTEVLEVKAAFTDPLEAHTYLLSHEVQVLFSDVTMPHLSGLDLVRSLRQPPLVVLMTAYPQYAMEGFNLDVIDFLLKPISLERFLKAVNKVASILRTSFIDTEGNDMLSGNGSFFIRTDAQFVRLHYRDVLFIEALKDFTKINTADGRTHLTLVNLKNLEEQLPAGLFVRTHRSYLVNAAKIESVSNLEVRVGGHSLPLGQTYRERVTERIVNRTLIRRQH encoded by the coding sequence ATGAAAATATCATGCTTGCTTCTTGATGATGATCCGCTGGTGCTGGATTTGCTGCAGGCTTATGTGGCCATGACGGAGGTGCTGGAGGTGAAAGCCGCCTTCACCGACCCCCTGGAGGCACACACCTACCTGCTCAGCCATGAGGTGCAGGTACTTTTCTCCGATGTAACCATGCCCCACCTGAGCGGGCTGGACCTGGTACGCTCCCTCCGCCAGCCGCCGCTGGTAGTGTTGATGACGGCCTACCCGCAATACGCTATGGAGGGCTTTAACCTAGATGTTATTGATTTCCTGCTGAAGCCTATTTCTCTGGAACGCTTCCTAAAGGCCGTGAATAAAGTGGCCAGCATTCTACGCACCAGCTTTATTGATACCGAAGGCAACGATATGCTATCCGGCAACGGCTCCTTCTTTATCCGGACCGACGCCCAGTTTGTGCGCCTGCACTACCGGGATGTGCTATTTATTGAGGCGCTAAAAGACTTTACCAAGATTAATACCGCCGATGGCCGCACGCACCTTACCCTGGTAAATCTTAAAAACCTGGAAGAGCAGCTGCCGGCCGGCCTGTTTGTGCGTACGCACCGCTCCTACCTCGTGAATGCGGCCAAAATAGAGTCGGTGAGCAACCTGGAAGTACGGGTGGGCGGACATTCGCTGCCTTTGGGGCAGACGTACCGGGAACGGGTAACGGAACGAATTGTCAACCGCACCCTTATCCGGCGGCAACACTAG